A single window of Dehalogenimonas sp. THU2 DNA harbors:
- a CDS encoding proton-conducting transporter membrane subunit yields MDSFIIIAFAAPALVIAGLSFFLGRFRPDIDGSVLNTLIIVEAAGYMALSLWLITAELPIFLLENGYFFVDTLGAYETVITSTLFLLSAVYARGYLASLLDRGEIDRSLLGLFYGAFALLPLVIVLGFLSNNLALLWIFAELSTLFSVILLVTLKARENITAALKYVFVTSTAMLFAFIGIIILFALSREVFPGGTLNWTELMASAASISPRLYSFAFVFLFIGFAAKAGVVPFHTWLPTVYVRAPSVVAVVSGAVLNLGLYAIFRLYAIGHRAGDDAFLNPLLITFGAASILVAGLALIARTNTKKLIAFSGIEQTGLILLALGLGSPLALFWALFHKAGNALVKALLFFSAGIFHRQYRSNKFFAVTNPFGLQPLAAWGLILGAAAAIGVPMLPVFLAKFNILSIMASQALPLFIGVLAGFLLVAAGFGYYLVRVFSQGAGDPVERYPTPLTMKLPIIAAIMALFAMGLYLPGWLETILDTIVTDLGF; encoded by the coding sequence ATGGACAGTTTCATCATCATCGCTTTCGCCGCGCCCGCGTTGGTCATCGCCGGCTTGTCTTTCTTCCTCGGCCGTTTCCGGCCGGACATCGACGGCAGTGTGCTGAATACCCTCATCATCGTCGAAGCGGCGGGCTACATGGCACTGTCGCTCTGGCTGATCACAGCCGAATTGCCGATATTTCTGCTCGAAAACGGCTATTTCTTCGTGGATACCCTGGGCGCTTACGAAACAGTCATCACCTCGACGCTCTTCCTGCTGTCGGCCGTTTATGCCCGGGGTTATCTGGCGTCGCTGTTGGACCGGGGCGAGATCGATCGATCCCTTCTCGGTCTTTTTTATGGGGCGTTCGCCCTGCTGCCGCTGGTGATCGTCCTGGGGTTTCTGTCGAACAACCTGGCGCTCCTGTGGATCTTCGCCGAGCTTTCGACGCTGTTCTCCGTGATCCTCCTGGTTACTCTCAAGGCGCGGGAAAACATCACCGCCGCCCTGAAATACGTCTTCGTCACCTCCACCGCCATGTTATTCGCCTTCATCGGCATCATCATCCTGTTCGCCCTTTCCCGCGAGGTTTTCCCCGGCGGGACGCTCAACTGGACGGAACTCATGGCTTCGGCCGCGTCGATCTCGCCGCGACTTTACAGCTTTGCCTTCGTTTTCCTGTTCATCGGCTTTGCCGCCAAGGCCGGCGTGGTGCCCTTCCATACCTGGCTGCCGACGGTCTATGTGCGCGCCCCCTCGGTGGTGGCGGTGGTTTCCGGGGCGGTGCTGAACCTGGGGCTCTACGCCATCTTCCGGTTATACGCCATCGGCCACCGCGCTGGTGATGACGCCTTCCTGAACCCGCTGCTGATCACCTTCGGCGCGGCCAGCATCCTGGTGGCAGGCCTGGCGCTGATCGCCCGCACCAACACTAAAAAGCTGATCGCCTTTTCCGGCATCGAGCAGACCGGGTTGATTCTCCTGGCCCTGGGACTGGGTTCGCCGCTCGCCCTATTCTGGGCGCTCTTCCATAAAGCGGGCAATGCCCTGGTCAAGGCGCTCCTGTTTTTTTCCGCGGGTATATTCCACCGCCAGTACCGGTCGAACAAGTTTTTCGCGGTGACAAACCCCTTCGGTCTGCAACCTTTGGCAGCCTGGGGGCTCATTTTAGGAGCCGCCGCAGCCATAGGCGTACCGATGCTGCCGGTATTTCTGGCTAAGTTCAATATCCTCTCGATCATGGCTTCCCAGGCGCTGCCGTTGTTTATCGGCGTACTGGCCGGCTTCCTGCTGGTGGCGGCAGGGTTCGGCTATTACCTGGTACGGGTTTTCTCCCAGGGAGCCGGCGATCCGGTAGAACGCTACCCGACACCGCTGACCATGAAACTGCCGATCATAGCAGCGATTATGGCTCTTTTTGCGATGGGTTTATATCTGCCGGGCTGGCTGGAAACAATACTCGACACTATCGTGACGGATCTGGGTTTTTAG